From the genome of Electrophorus electricus isolate fEleEle1 chromosome 14, fEleEle1.pri, whole genome shotgun sequence:
CGTTCACCGGCACCTTGACCAAAAACCTGGCTTGCATGGAGCCGTCGGCCAGACGCAATGCCGTAAGGGCCACCGTCAGCATGACAACCAACCCAAGTTCTCGCTTATAAGCTTATTGCTTATCTCGCTTATGAAGCCAACACTCACGGCTTCATTCCTCATATTAATCAAAATGGGTGCATGCTGTTGGCTAATGACTGCTTTTCTGTGCGTGTGacagattgagagtgtgtgctCGCTGCTGGCCCGCACGGCCGCAACAGTGAGGGACAGGGCCGCATTTGTGGTGCTGAGTGGCGCCCTGCTGCAGGCCCTCGGGACCCTGAGCGAGAGCCAGCACCTCCACACGGCTCAGACGCTCCTCGGCCTGCTGGAGCCCGCGCTGAGGACGCTCGCCAcgctggtggaggaggaggaggaggaggaagaggaggagcaggtcaGCATGCTTCCAgcgctcccacacacacacacacactcccagcgcTCCTGTggtaatcattttaaaatcctCCCTCACAGCTGTGTGGGGTCCCCGAGGGGCAGAGTCCATCCACGGACGCCCTGCTGGCCAGCTTCCTGTCCAAGCTGCACGCGGGGCTGTGCGCGACGAGAGAGCAGGGCCTCGtcctcctctcgctcctccACCATTTCATCAGCGCCCTCAAATGCCCCGAGCCTACGTTTAAAGGTACTGCCAGTTGTTTACCACGAGCGAGGTGTGGCAGGAGCCGGGGGAGGGGCTTGCAGCTCGGGGCCATGACCTTGTGGTTCAGGGTCAAGAAACGTTTATGGAAGAAAGCTTTATAGTTCGGTAAAAACATCAAGGCATTGAgagtacatttttttaagtgtttgatttttttttgttgttgttggtgaaCCAAACTAGTGTGGTTTCTTTAACACACtagtaatattgtaataattagTAATGTAATTTTGCCCCATCATTTTCAGGAGATTGTTAGATTGTATGGTGACCAGGTTTCTTACGCTGATCCGTACGATCGGGTCAGCTGCTAGCGTCGGCAGACTGGGCGTAGCCGTGCGGGCCTTAGTTCTGACGTGCTGGCTGTGCATTTGCAGAGGAGCCCTGGTGGAACCCCGAGAAGCTGGACGCCAGCACTTGCTGCTACCTTCAGCTGCTGTGCCGGCTGCTGGACATggtggtgggcggggccaaCCGCGGGCCCCTGGCCCCCAGCTTCAGGGCCCTCCTGCAGCCTCTGCTCCAGGTACCACGCCGAGCAGCTCGCCATGCTCGTTTCCTAGGAAATCCTACATAACTTTGCCTGACATGTTTGGCTCATTAGCACCTTTCCATCTGATTCATTTGGCGATTTTTATCCCCCTGCAACGTCTGATATGAAAATGAGTAACGTAGCTGGATGCATGCTCAATAATGTAGATAAAGAATTCCCAGAAAGTTTAAAATTAAGTTGGGTTTGCTTTCATACGGTCGAGCGAGTTGGCTCTGAATCGTTGGCCAAAACGCAGTTCTCGCCTGTCCTTTGGCTGTTCAGGTGCACCTGCAAGCGACTGAACACCTCTTCAGGTTTCTGCCACTGCTATGGGTCTACGGCAGTAACCTAGGCGACCAGCTGGAGTTCCGGGTGACACCGTTGCTGCAGGCTCGCGCCCTGTACGTGGGCCGGGCTCTTCTTGTCTCCGTCCCGGCCGGCTCACGCGAGGCGCTGGCCTCGGCCTCCTCGCCAGGTACGCCGCCTTAGAGGCCGACGCAGCCAGGGTATCCGGGTTATTCGCCTTTTTTTGAACAAGCTCACCCTTTTGCTGTCCGCAGTCGTCCCGTCGTTGTTGGCGTGTCTGGGCTGCGCAGTGGCCGAAGTGAGGAGAGCAGCGCTGGCTGTCCTCCAGCTACTCGCCGGCACCACTGCCTCGCCGtactgccccctggtggagaAACTGCTCAGCGCAGCCGAGGAGCTCATCTCTGACCCATCCTACCTCAGCCAGGTGCCCTGGGCGTGCGAAAACGCtataaatgctgtttgttgtgtatgaagcttttttaaagtttttttaaacCTAGTAAATGACTGTTTAGGAAGTGTTTTTGGACCTCTGGACTCGcaggtttagagtgtgtgtctgggtgtgtgtgtctgggtgtgtgtgtctgggtgtgtgtgtctgggtgtgtgtgtctgggtggctGCAGGCTCTGGGCAGGCTCTACGAGGAGGCGATGTCCTCGGGGAAGAGCGGCACCCGGCTGCTGGCGGCCGTGGAGCAGCTGTTGCGCTGTGTGCAGTCCCCTGACTGTCCCTGCTACGTGGCCACAGTGCTGCTCCAAGCCCTGCGTGACGTCAACGGAGAGGTGTGTGGgacgcgcgtgcacgcacacgcaccaaATGCTGTACGATTACCTAAGCCAAATCATATAAGGCGTGCTTTTGTGCCCCTCCCTTCTGCTTTCCCTGCCAGTTTGTGTTGTCCACGCTCCTTCCGGCCATGGAGCGCCTCCTGGAGCAGCGAGCCTCGGATGCGGCCCCCTTGCTGCCGGACGAGGCCCTGCTCCTGAGCCTGCTACTAGGGAAGTACACCGCGTCGGCTGCCCCTCTCCTGACCCGCCACCCCCGCAGCCTTGAGCTCTTCCTCACGGCGCTGGGCACCTCCTCCGCGCCCCGCCCTGGGATCACCAGCCTCCAGGTCGTCGCCGCTGAGCAGGTGGGTGAGGAACGGCGACCCCGTGCCACGCGGCGGTCCGGAATTCCAGCCGTCGCTGTCCCCGCAGCCTGGCTCATTCCAGCCTTCAGGCTTTAAGCTTACAGGCGCTGTTTACACGGAGCACTGCTGCTTGCGTCGGCACTGAGTGGACACGTCTTCTTCTCCCGCTGAACACAGATCACCAAGCCGTTCTTTGCTGCCCTGGCGGACGAGAAGGTCCAGCAGAGGATCCTGGGAGTGCTGTTTGACGTGCTGGTGGACACCAAAGACCCTGCCTGCTCCCAGACCCTCAGTAGCGTCTTCAAAGGGGTGAGGGGTCAGCTCCTAATGGAAACTTAGCTAGCCGAGGGCCACAGTGGCGAGACAAAAAACCACCACCGCCCCTAGAGTCCGAAGAAGAAACCTcaagaggaaccgagactcaaaggCAGAGCCCAATCCTCCTTTGAGCAAAATGAgcattaagcaaaaaaaaaagatgactgactaacgattagggatgagggagagagttatCGTAATGACTAAGCAGTGGAATATGAAGAGTGGATAACATTGGTGATTTGGAAGGAGTTGCGCCAAATCCATGCTGGCTATGAGAGCTTAGGAGTGGTTATGACTGTGGTGCTTTGCAGATAACTGTAGATGCAGAGCTGGTGTCTAACGAGCTGACTCCCACGAACAAGCCCAGAGTGTCGGCAAGCGTACAGCAGACCCGCCGAAGCAAGCTGCAGCTCAAGTAAGCGACCAATCACAGCGGGCCCGAGCTCTGGTTGGGCCCCGGCCTGGCCTGACCCCACCCAGGACCCGCATGGCCTAATCAGGCGCCCAAACCCAGGTTAAGCCAGACTACAATAATAGTAAtgtcctttttctttcctctccccaTAAGGAAGGCTCTGGATGCCACACCTGAAGAGGGCGCCGTGTCATGGCCCAGGGTCACCCTCATCCTCGAGCTCCTCCAGCACAAGAAGAAGCTCCGGCGGCCTCAGATGCTGGTCCCAACGCTGTTCAACCTTCTAGCCAGGTAGAGCTACAGACAACCCCCCCATGCGCCGAGACTTGGAGGAGCACGTCTTCCTAGAATTCCCTACACATCAGCGAGCACGTACAACTAGTCTCCATTACCTTTTGGTGTTTTAGATTTTTCATTTAGGATTTACTGGTATTCTACGATGAATgagatttctgtgttttgtttttcctcgtAATGCTCTGAGGTTTCTCTGGGTTACACGCACGATGGTTTTCCTGGGCTGTAGTGACCTTGCGTTGGGTTGCGCGCGGGGCCGCTTCACCCCGCCGTTTGTGTGCAGGTGCCTGGAGGCGTCGCTGGAGCAGGAGAACATGGAGTACACCAAGCAGCTGCTGCTGAGTGTTCTCCTCAACGTGTGCCAGAAGCTCTCGCCGCATGGAGGCGCCGTCAGCAAGGGTAGctgcccccgcccccccgcGCCTCCATTACCCCTGCGTGCACATGCCCTACACCCCAATATATGGGGTATTAATATATACCCCTGATCTCCTTACGTTGCAGACGTGCTGGATGAGGACAAGTTCAGCGTGGAGCTGGTCGTGCAGTGCGTGCGCACGTCTGTCGTTCCTCAAACGCACCACCACGCGCTCCTCCTGCTCAGCACCGTGGCCGGAATCTTCCCGGTGAGTCCCTCAGCGTGCGCGCGCACTCCCGCCCCCAAGCCCGGCTGACCGCCTCTTCTCCCTTGCCCCGCAGGAGAAGGTCCTGCACAACGTCATGGCCATCTTCACCTTCATGGGGGCTAACGTCATGCGCCTGGACGACTCGTACAGCCTGCAGGTCATCAGCAGGACCGTGCAGGCCGTCATCCCCGCCCTCATCCGCGTACGTTTACCGCCGGGTTGGGTTTTGTAAAGCGGAGCAAAGCCTGTTAAAGCAACGGGAACACCGCTATTCCGGTACCTGTTCAGAATGGCTGAGAGCTTCACTGCCGAGGTCTAAGTGGTTTAAAAGGCTgttttttgttcgtttttttCCTAATTTGCTATTTGAGTGAAACTTCCGTTAagatcatttgcataatgattTAGATctgtggttgtggtggtggtggtgttgtttattataattttgCAGTGTAATTCCAGTAGTGATGTTTTATAGGAGTCAGATTTCGATTTGGTGTCTCCACCCTCGCCAGGCTCACGAGGGGGCAAGTGCCAGCTCGCAGGCGGCCACCGAGGCAGCGGTGACCCGTCTCCTACGTGTCTTCGTCGACGCCCTGCCCCATGTGCCCGAGCACAGGCGACTACCCGTCCTGCACCAGCTGCTGTCCGCACTGGGGCCCGCCCGCTTCCTTTGGGTCCTACTGCTCCTCCTGTTCGAGCAGCACACCGGCACCTCCAGCTCCCGCGCCGCATCTGAGAAGGTACGTGGGCTTCACAATCTCCGCTCCGCTTGCCTCTCGGCCTCGAGCACTTCCACAGCGTTGCTGAGAGAGAGTACAAGCCCCGCCTTTAACCCATTCTCTGGTCCTTCCTGGGAATGGACTAGATTCTATATCCCAGCTAacaacacacctgatccaaccAATCAGGAACACAGAATACCTAGTACGATTGATCTGGGAACTGAGTTAAAGCATGTACAATGCCGCAGACGGCTATTTGTGGAGGGACATCTGTGCCTTCCATCGGTAATCTGGTCCAAGATTGTCAGAGAGCTAGCCTTTTAGGTTCTTGGGAGCCTCTGAAGTCTTTGTCCATGTTTGTCCAGGAGGCGGCTCTGGAGCAGGACCAAGAGTTCTGGGTCTCCGTGTGTTGCGAGTTTGAGGTGCAGGAGCAGCTCACCTCCTTCATCAAGATCCTGCAGTTCCTCATGGCCCTGCCCAAAGACAAAGAGCAGGGTAAGGGCTCCGCCCACGAGGTCTGCCATCCCAAGCACAGATTGAGTTGGTTTCTTAATGTATCAAATAAACACGTCGCCTCGTTCGTGAAGCCAGAGTTGGCTTTTCAATTCCTATTTTACGCCATCTTAAATGATGGAATGAACAAATTCAGTAAGAGGCCATTAAGGTGGGGCAGAAAATGTGAGTAAGGTAACTGTTGTGCATCACATTTCAGTTGGAACATAAGTTTGTGAAAGAAGCCAACAGCCTCATGCTTGGTTCAGCTGAAGTGCTGTTTGATGTTGGAAAATATCCCTAAACACATAAATTTTTATGTTAAAACGCCTTGGGTCTCGCGTACAGCGGGTTGTTTTCGGAACTGAAACACGTTGTCTGGAGACTTGTGTTCCTGCATCGCCTGTAACATTTTTGGATGCGTGTCGTGCATCTCCTGCTGTGCTCCCGTAGTCCCGGAGCGGAAAGGCGCAAGGGCGGGGAAGCGGGAGGAGAGCGTCGCTGATCTGATCTTCAGCGTGGAGGCACACAGCGGGAAAGAGCTCCGTCATTTTAAGTTCCTCGCCCTGTCCTTCATGGGCCAGCTCCTGGCCTCCGGGGGATTTGTGGGGAAGGTGAGCCCGCTGCCGCCTTGTCGCACACCAAACCCCCCAGCGTCTTAACCCCTGACCTGTGCTCCCCAAAAGACCTGTGAATCTCAACACTTCGTGTTTGTCCCGTTCAGGTGGTCGATTGTGCGGACTTGACAGGTCACGCCCTGCAGGAACTTCAGCAAAGGTGAGAGGCCTTTTAAGGTTCCTTGTTAGACACCACAATAGCttattggttaaaaaaaaaacaaacacaaaaaaacatttgtgacGTCTGCCTTCAGCCTCTTGGAGGAGACACTGCGATACATCCACGCCGTGGCCCTGTGTGTGGAGCAGAACTCGGAACAACCCACCGCCAAGTTTTGGAGGGCGCTGCTCACCAAGTCCTACGACATCTTGGACAAGGTAGGGCCAACCTTGCTGTAGAACCTTCTAGACATGCTTTAAATCTTGGCCGCGGTGGGGTGTGTTGTCGTTTCATGTTTCACATATTCCTTGGAAGGTCAACGCCCTGCTGCCCATGGACACGTTCATCACGGTGGTGCGGGGGCTGATGGGTAATCAGCTGCCGTCGGTGCGGAGGAAGGCACTGGAGCTGCTCAACAACAGGCTGCAGCACAGAACccagtgggaggagccacaggtGCAGACAGACACGCCCTCCGACAGGCTTCCTGCTTACCTAACTCTTACCTGAAACGAGTTGCAACCAGATGGATGACCTCCCGAGTCCGTTTACATCCCAGGTGGCCATGCTGCTGGAGCTGATCGGAGACCTCCTGAGCATCGTGGATCGGCACCGCGCCCAGGCCAGCTgccaagaggaagaggagcaggccATTAATAGGCAGACAGCCCTCTACGGACTCAAGCTGATGTGCCGCAGTTTTGGCGCCGGCCACCAGGAGGCGTTCTTGCCGGTGCTGAGCCGGACGGTGGAGCTGGTGGCGAACCCCGAGGAGGAGAGGAATGTTATGGGCAGCGCGCTGCTATGCGTGGCCGAGGTCACGAGCACGCTGAAGGCCCTTGCTATCCCCCAGATACACAGGTATGGAGGGAGCCCCTTGACCTGGGTCACCATGGTAGACCACTAACCCCTTGTGCAGGGAGTTCCAGAACAGGCTACTAACCCCTAATGCAGACAGTCCTCGTCCAGAATGAGGCACTACTGATCACCTCACTGTACAGGTTTTCCACTCCACGAATGATGTGCTACTAATCTCTGACCTGACCTACAGTACTCTTCTGAAATAGAGTAATCTCCAAGATATTAAATCCTCCCATCAGAATTATGTACTAGTACTCCTGGTctggttgtgtttttgctgtAACTCTAGGTTTCTAATCTAGTAGGATGTTAGTGTGCACGCTTCTGGAGTTTTTAGGGTGCGAGATGCAGACATATTTAGGGATTTGCGTCTTGCTGCTAATTTAACTGGGGTTTTAATGGCCAGGAAGGTAGAGATgaccatgtatttatttaacctTGTTTATAtactgtgtgcgcgcgtgtcagGTTGATGCCGGCAGTGTTGCAGGCCCTGAAGGAGCGTAAGGAACTGTTGTCTAATGAGGTGTACCTGCTGAGTGCAGTCACAGCCttacagaaaacagcagaaactCTGCCTCACTTCATCAGCCCCTACCTCGAGGGTACTGTAtcgcaggtaacacacacacacactccagcccaGTGTTTCATTTGCTCTGGGATTTCAACTTCACAGTAACATCATTCCTGTACAACAACGCGTTACcgcctcccctcctccaccgtCGCGCCGCAGGTGTCGCGTCTGACGCGGGTCGCCGAGCGCCTTCCCTCCTGCCCCCAGCTCACCGCGAGGCTCGCTTCCCTCAGCTCAACGCTGGCCACCAAGGTCTCCTCCAGGGTCCTATTACCCACCATCACCAGGTGCTACAGTAGTATGGTGGACTCCCAGAaggtgtgtgcgtatgtgtgtgcgtgattaTACCGTTTGCAGAAATGGAAAGGCCTCAGTCCTGCTTTGAGGCTTTTTGTTCTGTATGAAGACCtgattgatgatgatgatgatgattaaatgtagctgtggttggtgttgttttgtgtaaatCTATATTTTAATGGAAATCCATTGTCCACAACCTTGGTTTGAGAAATGTATAGTATTAGTGATTCAaagcgtgcgcgcgtgtgtcctGCTCTCTCGTTCAGAGCCGTCTCGGCCCCCTCCTGAACATCCTGAAGGAGCACATTGGTCACATGGAGAAGGATCAGCTGGCCTCCCACCAATCAGAGCTCagttccttcttcctctctgctctcgaCTACCGTGCCAAGCACTGCCAGGTAACCGTCCTGCCCAAACGTGATTCCAGCAGTCTGAGAAGTCGTCTTGTACTTCCATGGCAGCCGCTAACGAATAAGCCTTGGAAACATGCTGACTCTCATGCCTGGTCTGGTCGGACAGGGAAACCTGGAGAAGACGGCGGAGATCGAGGGTTATGTCATAGACTGCCTACTGGTGATGGTCATGAAGCTGTCCGAGGTCACGTTCAGGCCACTGTTCTTCAAGGTATGAGGAAGCTCCAGCGGCCACGGTGGGCCGGTACTCCATAGCCACCTTCAGTCCAGATAGGCATCTGTGACCATGCTCAGATTAACAACAAAGCCCACATCTGCTGAGTTAGTCCCAAAAGAAAAGCCATTTCTTTAGTAACGGGGGAGTTCTGACCATCTCATGCtattcttcatcagctgttcaaCTGGAGCAAGACGGAGGGGGCATCCAAAGAGCGCATGCTGACCTTCTGCAGGCTGGCCGACCGCCTTGCAGACAAGCTGAAGGGCCTGTTCGTGCTGTTCGCTGGGCAGCTGGTGAAACCGTTCTCGGACCTTCTCCGCCAGCTCAACGCCACGCTCACAGGTAGGCCTGCCTCATGCATTTCTGACCAAAAGCACCAACAGCAGGTGATGTTTGCTAATTTTCGGTTGATGGTGCATATCGGTGCATGGTCACCTGCCCTCAGGCTGCATGGGCAACTGTGATTGGTCAGAACACTGAGCATTCTGTAAGATGGGATTGGTCTGCGGTTGCGACGTCTTGCTGGGAGTGACTGTGATTCTTACAGTCGTGCACCAGAGGTATATCTCTACCCTACAGGAGCGTACCAAAGGCTTGTGGATCGCAGTACTGCAATTAGTTGTCCGCTTCTTTGTCTGGTGCCTATTTTAGATGACGTCTTCTTCACCTCGGAGAATGACGACGACGATATCGATAATGATGGTGAAGAAAGCAATGTGCAGAAGAGCTGTCTGCTGCTGGAGTACATGTTGGACTGCCTGCACAAGATCTTCCTGTACGACACACAGCGCTTCCTCAGCAAGGAGCGAGCAGATGCTCTCCTGGGCTCCCTAGTGGATCAGGTGGGTATGACGGCCAGTCCAGACACTAAAAATAGACGACTTTGGAACTTCAGAAGCTCAACCTGCCACTGTACTGTACCTTACACTGTAGAACCAGAGTAGCACACAGTCACAATCAGCATAAAGCGATGTTGCTTCAGAACAGTGGGCAGGTACTTCCAGGGTGTGTCAATTACTGCATGTTATTATGCAACGTTATCTACTGTCGGCACTCAAAGCCTAATTGTCAAATTGGAAACTCTAGTGTAACACGATCTCAGACATTATGCCAAGAAAGACCAAATATTCACCAGGGTTCTTGGTACAGTTGTTTTCGTGACCCAGTTGAACATTCACAGATGCGTCAGTTCACTGCTCTCCAGCTTCCGCTGATGTGGCGTCCTGCTGTTGGGTTCGCCTTGGCGAGGCTTTTGACGATGCGTTGGCCTGTTTGCAGTTGGAAAACGTGCTCGGCGGAGAGGATGTGTACCAGACTCGCGTCATCAAGCACCTGGTGCCATGCATCGCTCAGTTTGCCGTTGCCATGGGCGACGACTCGCATTGGAAGGTCCTGAACTACAAGATCCTGCTGAAGACACGCCACAGTTCTCCCAAGGTAAAACGGGGCCGAAAGGCTGCCCAGAGtacacccaacccccccccccccccccccccccccggcacgtgcacaccacacacacgcacattctcacttctgtcactttttctgtttcaccagacaacttttttttttttccaaaaaaaaaaaaaaaaaaaaaaggtcagctAAACAGCGTAACTGTAAACTGATACGGGAAACATGAGAACCAAGGAAACATGAGTGTCAAGCGCTGTGGGCTGATggcatgtgtgttcatgctcCTGTCGTCTGGTACAGGTTCGCTTCTCTGCTCTGGTAATGATACTGGAGCTGGCTGGAAAACTGAAGGAAAACTACATGGTCCTCCTGCCAGAAACAGTTCCGTTCCTGGCTGAACTCATGGAAGGTAGGCTGTGCGTGCAGAcactgtgtgcgcgtgtgttcatATGTCTCGCGCCAAATGTCGTCCTGCGCATATTTAGCAGTAGACGCTCGTGTGCAAGACCACCTTGCCCCTTTAATTCCGGTGTCTGTCATTTAACCCCAAGCGTTGATGCAGTGGTCTTTTTAAACATTCCCTCCTAACCTCCGAGTGTCTCAAAGCATCAACATGCAATGACGTCTTCTTGTAGATGAATGTGAAGAGGTGGAGTACCACGTTCAGAACGTCATCCAGGAGATGGAGACCATCCTCGGAGAATCCCTGCAGAGCTACTTCTAACGCCAGCACTGGGGTACTCGGCTCCGCCTGCTTCCCCTCTGCCTGGCCGAGCAGAAGCGTGACTCCTACTCCGTGGAGTCCTGGCCCAGGCCGGACCGAAGCGTGATCGTGGCTGGATTGATCTCGGCAGGTTTACACATTAATTGTCTCATTTTGCACAAATGATCGAGTCATGAATGAGCTGGCGAGTCCAAGGCACGGACTGACCGGTGGACTAGAGATCAGAGTCCCTGCCTGTCTGTACGGTCACCTTCTCTCAGACATTCAGAAAAGATTATTTTTAACCCCCAAAACCTTGTCAAATGCTACCGATGTAAGAACAATGTGTTCACTGTATTCCTAGTTtggattttcatttttttatataaaaaactTTATGCATTGAAGATTGATATTTTCTTTTGATACATTGTATTGTTCTATGGACGTCTACCTGTGGCAAAATGTATCTTGATGATTAAAACAATGTCATACTGGATACTTAAACCCTGTTTTCTCCATTATGTTACAcaatgattatgattatttttaaacatggccTTGTCAATATTCTACATCTAAACTGATGGTGTGTAATGAGGTAGACAACCACCAAAGGTGTATGGTTTAGTACATAATGCGTGTCACGGGAAGAAAATGTATAGAAACAGGTTGACTTGCACTTCTTCACTTTATTTGAAACCTAACCAACATTTAGTGCTCAATTAGATTGTGACCATGTGTTCATCCTGTGGCTCTTCATCTGAACACTGGACCACTGGTGGCAGGTGTTTTGGCATTTTACCAATCTCCACCCAAAAGTGACCTTCCCACAtgggtttattaaaaaaaaataaataaataaaaaaaagctccAGTCCAATCGACTggctggggggaaaaaaaagtgcgTGTCGGTAAATAAATAAGCTACAACCTGGAATTGTATCCCAAATATTCCCGTATATAAATGGTATGACCGGTATATCGGATGAAGTGGCCACCGTGGGGAAGGGGAAGGCTTGCGTTAGGGCGGCGCAAAAAAAAACTCGAACCGGCGTGCCGTATCGTCACACGACGAGCTGCCCGTTAAATGCGGACGGGTGTGACTCGAGTCCTCCTCGTGATGAAGGGCTCCGGTGCTCTACACGGCGCTTTCAAGATATTCCGA
Proteins encoded in this window:
- the heatr1 gene encoding HEAT repeat-containing protein 1 isoform X1, encoding MTSLAHQLKRLALPQNEPSLLSRRETASVLFEPKDAASMDGSTFHALGCTGLEELLGIEPAFAEFQQTLFSQASLSMERSVQDRAVNKQLDKGISLFLARLSPYFLLKPALKCLEWLIHRFHIHLYNQDSLIACVLPYHETKVFVRVIQLLKIDDPTHRWHWLHGLQKPGVPLARGTLLTHCYKDLSFMDFVCTLVTKSVKAYSGAVRDGQCLQLRVVFSFYAAAIVPSLEAVEKVTDSVIAKLLPYVHLGLKSELVDYKAATYMIVAQLAVKVVMQAELADSLAVQVSRSLGRVPVLASEGLACLIILLQNQKEATLGPKTFGYLCAVPTLVPTLQSIAASYDISPLLHYLLPQLVHSVFACHDELQDERSDGSAHGRLLESVLQTLPLNSDLEATVGRLLFDGYVSAGTELSSNGLATLNGKMQPIVRLFECKCPTALDAIFEGHMSAQRSEQQKKLLHHFLSLTMSCGKYQVLPDSDTSLLLSLNHPLSSVRNMAVDYLKEVLISGKEGFDEAFLKDALLERLKDDDPEVVMSAVSALQLYADHVDPENTASCLISVLQRIQSPAIGQWYLVLEEVVRMLDDPRLTAGSPDLCTRIGWKLLPFLLVTNPAAESPELQLALCVSKTHLLSQHPLTRGWANALGVVLQNTAPADVVGEASQAFTGTLTKNLACMEPSARRNAIESVCSLLARTAATVRDRAAFVVLSGALLQALGTLSESQHLHTAQTLLGLLEPALRTLATLVEEEEEEEEEEQLCGVPEGQSPSTDALLASFLSKLHAGLCATREQGLVLLSLLHHFISALKCPEPTFKEEPWWNPEKLDASTCCYLQLLCRLLDMVVGGANRGPLAPSFRALLQPLLQVHLQATEHLFRFLPLLWVYGSNLGDQLEFRVTPLLQARALYVGRALLVSVPAGSREALASASSPVVPSLLACLGCAVAEVRRAALAVLQLLAGTTASPYCPLVEKLLSAAEELISDPSYLSQALGRLYEEAMSSGKSGTRLLAAVEQLLRCVQSPDCPCYVATVLLQALRDVNGEFVLSTLLPAMERLLEQRASDAAPLLPDEALLLSLLLGKYTASAAPLLTRHPRSLELFLTALGTSSAPRPGITSLQVVAAEQITKPFFAALADEKVQQRILGVLFDVLVDTKDPACSQTLSSVFKGITVDAELVSNELTPTNKPRVSASVQQTRRSKLQLKKALDATPEEGAVSWPRVTLILELLQHKKKLRRPQMLVPTLFNLLARCLEASLEQENMEYTKQLLLSVLLNVCQKLSPHGGAVSKDVLDEDKFSVELVVQCVRTSVVPQTHHHALLLLSTVAGIFPEKVLHNVMAIFTFMGANVMRLDDSYSLQVISRTVQAVIPALIRAHEGASASSQAATEAAVTRLLRVFVDALPHVPEHRRLPVLHQLLSALGPARFLWVLLLLLFEQHTGTSSSRAASEKEAALEQDQEFWVSVCCEFEVQEQLTSFIKILQFLMALPKDKEQVPERKGARAGKREESVADLIFSVEAHSGKELRHFKFLALSFMGQLLASGGFVGKVVDCADLTGHALQELQQSLLEETLRYIHAVALCVEQNSEQPTAKFWRALLTKSYDILDKVNALLPMDTFITVVRGLMGNQLPSVRRKALELLNNRLQHRTQWEEPQVAMLLELIGDLLSIVDRHRAQASCQEEEEQAINRQTALYGLKLMCRSFGAGHQEAFLPVLSRTVELVANPEEERNVMGSALLCVAEVTSTLKALAIPQIHRLMPAVLQALKERKELLSNEVYLLSAVTALQKTAETLPHFISPYLEGTVSQVSRLTRVAERLPSCPQLTARLASLSSTLATKVSSRVLLPTITRCYSSMVDSQKSRLGPLLNILKEHIGHMEKDQLASHQSELSSFFLSALDYRAKHCQGNLEKTAEIEGYVIDCLLVMVMKLSEVTFRPLFFKLFNWSKTEGASKERMLTFCRLADRLADKLKGLFVLFAGQLVKPFSDLLRQLNATLTDDVFFTSENDDDDIDNDGEESNVQKSCLLLEYMLDCLHKIFLYDTQRFLSKERADALLGSLVDQLENVLGGEDVYQTRVIKHLVPCIAQFAVAMGDDSHWKVLNYKILLKTRHSSPKVRFSALVMILELAGKLKENYMVLLPETVPFLAELMEDECEEVEYHVQNVIQEMETILGESLQSYF